The genomic region CGTTCCCGCAGGTCGGTGACGAACGCCAGCATGTCGGCCCCGAGTGCGGCGTCCCCGCCCTCGGTCTCGGCGTTGAGGAACCAGCCGTCGAAGCCGTACACGGTGGCGACCTCGACCAGCTTCGCGGCCAGGGGGAAGCGTCCCGCGGCGTCCCGCTGCACGAGGTCGCGGGTCCAGCGGAGGTCACCTCCGTGGTGGACCGGAGGGAGGAAGACGGTCCCGAGGACGGGCACGCCGTTGCGGTGCGCCGCGTCCACGACCGGGGCGTTGGGCGCGAGGATCAGTCCCTCGCCGGCCGAACCGCCCCAGAAGACGAGTTCGTCCAGGTAGGCCCACTGGCTCAGCGCGTAGTGGTCGGCGGTGGCCGAACCCTGGGACGGGTTGCCCGCTGTGTGCCCGAAGGCGACCAGCGAGGTGTTGCGTGCCTGGCCGGTCCGGGCGGTGGTGTTGACCGGGACGGGGGTGAAGCGGCCGGCGAGCGGAACGGTCGCGGTGTTGAACGCGAGGTCCCGGTCGTCCTCGGCGCGCCAGCTCTTCAGGCTCCGCCAGGTGACACCGTCCCCGGGGGGGCCGGTGGGCAGCGAGTCCGGGAACCAGTACGAGGCGTAGGGCTGGAGCTCTCCGGCGGTGGCGGCCGCCGCCGTTCCGGGAAAGGCGGGGGCGAGGAGGGCCGCCGCGGTACCGGCGCCCGCGAGGACGACGGCGCGCCGGGTGGGGGCGGCGGGGCGCTGCTGGGGCTGGGTCATGTTCTGCTCCGTATCGTGCGAGGTGCGATTCCGGTGCCGGGTGGTGTCTCCTGGATCAGCGGGTCACAGGACCTGGCCGGGCGTGACGACCTCGGTGATACCGCGGCCGGCGAGGTGGTGCGGGTCCTGGGCCCGGCTCGCGAGGACCGTGGTGGGGCGGGCGCCGTCCGCGGTGAGCCGCGCGAACGCCTCGAAGACCGCACCGCCGGGCGCGCACACCGAGCGGCGGGGCGCCGTGTCGTCGTCCCCGGCGTCGACGACGAGCGCGGTGGTCCGGGGCGCCGGGCGATGGGCCGCCGCGCGCTGCTCCTCGACGATCCTGGCGATGGCCTGCCCGGCGGGCTTGACCTGCCGGTCGTTGGTCAGCAGCCCGAGGCCGTATTCCAGTTCCGGGAAGTCGGCCAGGGAGCGCGAGACGTCGTGGGAGCACCACCAGGTGACGCCCCAGACGTCCTCGCAGTCCAGGGCGTTGGAGACGGTCGCCTCCGTGAACGAGGCGGCGTGGCCGGCGGGGATCAGTGGCGCGGGGGCGCCCACCTCCTGGAGCCACACCGGCCGGTGGGGGTCGTGCGCCCACGCCTTGGAGAGCTCGATCAGGTACGCCGCGTGGTGCTCGGTCGCCGTGCCGTCACGACCGTGGCGCTGGGCGGTGCCGTTGAAGACCCAGGAGTGGACGGCGGTGACCCCGCCGATACGGGCCGCGTGGGCCGGGGTGAAGGCGTGGTCGTCCTGGTACCAGGAGGCGTCGTACTCCGCGTGCAGATGGAGTTTCCCGGGGGCGCCCTCCTCGCACGCGTCGAGCAGGGTACGCAGCCAGTCGGCGGCCTGGCCGGGCGTGATGGGGTCGGGGTCGGGGTGCGGGCTGCCGGAGAACTGGTTGATCTCGTTGCCCAGGGTCATGCCGATGAAGTTGGGCCGGTCGGCGAGGGCCGCGGCCAGGGTCCGCAGGTATGCGGCCTGGCCGGCCACGACGTCCGGGTCGGTGAACAGGTTGCGGCGGTGCCAGGTCTGCGTCCAGGCGGGCAGGAAGTCGAAGCTCGACAGGTGCCCCTGCAACCCGTCCACGTTGACGTCGAGGCCGCGTTCGGCCGCGGCGTCGGCCAGCTCGACCAGCTGCTCCACGGCGCGCGGGCGGATCAGCGTGCGGTTGGGCTGGAAGAGCGGCCAGAGCGGGAAGACCCGGATGTGGTCGAGGCCGAGACCGGCGATCGAGTCCAGGTCGGCCCGCACTGCGTCGAGGTCGAAGTCCAGCCAGTGATGGAACCAGCCCTGGCTGGGCGTGTAGTTGGCGCCGAAACGCGGCACGGTGGAGCTCATGGGAAGGGGTGATCCTGGTTCTGTGGTGGGGGGGCGGTGGACGGTCAGCCCTTGACGGCGCCTTCGCCGACTCCCCGGAAGAAGAAGCGCTGCAGACAGGCGAAGAGCGCGATGAGCGGGGCCACGGCGATGATCGTGCCCGCCGCGACGAGCCGTTCGTCGTTGGCGAAGGTGCCGTGCAGGTAGTTCAGCCCGATGGTCAGGGTGAAGTTCTCCGGGTCGCTGAGCACGATCAGCGGCCACAGGAAGTCGTCCCAGGCGCCCATGAAGGCGAAGATCGCGACGACGGCGAGGGTGCCCTTGACCGAGGGCAGGGCGATCCGCAGGAAGCGCTGCCAGACGTTGGCTCCGTCGACGTACGCGGCCTCCTCCACCTCCTGCGGGAGGTTCAGGAAGGCGTTGCGCATCAGGAGGACGTTCATCGCGCCGATGGAGCCCGGCAGGAGCACCCCGAGCAGGGTGTTGTTCAGGCCGAGATCACGCATGGTGGTGAACTGGGCGATGATGATGCCCTCCACGGGGACCAGCATGGCGAGGATGAACGCCAGGGTCGCGGCCCGGCGCCCCCGGTAGCGCAGCCTGGCCAGTGCGTAGCCGGCCAGGGCGGCGCCCACGCAGTTGGTCACCACGTTGGCGGAGGCGACCTTCAGGGAGTTCAGCGCGTACTCCCAGACCGGGATGGTGTCGGCGACCCGGGTGTAGTTGTCCAGGGTCGGGTCGCTGGGGAAGAACTTCGGCGGGGAGCTGAAGATGTCCTCGCCCGGGCCCTTGAGCGACGTCGAGAGCTGCCACAGGAACGGCCCGACGGTCAGGGCCAGCACGAGGAGCAGCAGCACGTAGCGCAGGACGAGCTGCCAGGCCGGGATGCGGCGGCCCTCGGCGTCGGTGGACCTCAGGATGCTCACGCGTCCTCCTTGCGGTCGGCGCGGAGCACCAGAAGCATCAGCCCGACGGTGACGACGAAGATGACGACCGAGATGGCGGAGGCGTAACCGACGCGTCCGGTCAGTCCGGTGCCGACCCGCTGGACCAGCATCACCAGGGTGGTGTCCTCGCCGGCCGGACCGCCGGAGGGGCCGGCCATCAGGTAGACCTCGGAGAAGACCTTGAAGGCCGAGACCGAGGCGAGCGCCGCGACCAGCACCATGGTCGAGCGGACGGCTGGAACGGTGACGGTGAAGAAGCGGCGTACCGCTCCGGCGCCGTCCACGGACGCGGCCTCGTGCAGCTCCCGTGGCACGTTCGCCAGGGCCGCCAAGTAGATGATCATGTAGTAGCCGAGGCCCTTCCAGACCGTGACCGTCATCGCGCTCAGCAGCAGCAGCCACTGGTCGCTGAGGAAGCCGACCTTGCCGATGCCGACCGCCTCCAGCACGGAGTTGATCAGCCCGCGGTCGTCGAGCATCCACACCCAGATCAGACCGACGACCACGATGGAGGCCACGACGGGGGTGTAGAAGGCGGAGCGGAAGAACGTGATGCCGGGGATGTGCCGTTGGACCAGCATCGCGAGCAGCAGCGGGAGGATCACGAGCGCCGGTACGACGCCGAGGACGTAGAGCGTGCTGTTGCGGAGGCCGATCCAGAACATCTCGTCGTGCAGCAGTTCCTGGAAGTTGTCCAGGCCGACGAAGGTGCCGGGCACCAGCGTCCGGCGGTCGGTGAAGGCGTTGACCAGGGTGCTGAAGAACGGGTACAGGCTGAAGGCGCCGACGACCAGTAGTCCGGGCGCCGCGAACAACCATGGGCTCAGCGGGAGATGGCGGCTGATCCGGCGGGCCGGCCGGGTGCCGCCGGGTGCCGCGGCTCCGCCCGCCGGGGCGGTACGGGGCCCGGGGACGCCGTCGGCCGTCGCACGCGTGGCTGCGGAGGGGGTGACAGGGGTCTTCATCAGGTCTCAGCTCTGCTGCAGGAGCCGGTCACAGGCCTTGACAGCGTTGTCAAGAGCTTCCTCGGGGCTCTGCTTCCCCTGGAGCGCCTTCGCGATCTGGTTGCGGAGCTCGGTCTTCATCTGCTCGCTGAACAGAACCGGGGTGTAATTCACGGCCGTCTTGAGCGACTTGGCGGCGGCTATCCGGACGCGGGTCTCGTCCGTGCCGTCCTCCTCGGTGAAGTAGGGGTCGTCGAGGGAGCCCGCGGTGCTCGGGAAGATGGCGACCTTCTTCGCGAACTGCATCTGCCGGGTCGCGTCGGTGACGTAGTGGGCGAAGGCGACGGAGGCGGGCTTCTGCTCGGTCTGCGCGTTCACCATGAGCCCCATGACGTACATGTTGGCCTTGCCGGTGTTGCTGACCTGGTCGGTGATGCCGATGTTCTCGTAGAGCCCCGGGGCCTGCTTCTTGAAGTTGGCCAGGTCCAGCGCACTGCCGGGGTTCATCGCCACGGACTCGGTGAGGAACTTGTGTCCCGAGGACTCGGGGGTCGCGGTCAGGGCCTGCGGGTCGAGCGCCTTCGCGTCGTACAACTGCTTGTACTTCGTGAGGAGTTCGACGCCCTTGGCATCGTTGAAGGTGAAGCCGGTGCCTTCGTCGTTCATCAGCCCGCCGCCGTAGCGGCCGAAGTCCTCGATGGTGGGCACGTTCGCGAGGGCCGCGACCTTCCCGTCGCTCGCCTCGGCCAGCTTCAGACCGGCGGAGAAGACCTCGTCATAGGTGGACGGCGGCTTCGCCGCGTCGAGACCGGCCTTCTCCAGCAGCCGCTTGTTGTAGAACATCGGCCCGGTGTTGAGATACCAGGGGAAGGCGAAGGTGCCTTCCGCGCCCGGGACCTGATGGCTGGCCCACGCCTCCGGCAGGTACTCGTCGCGGTACTTGGACGCCGCCTTGTCGAGGTCCAGGGCGATTCCCGCCTCGGCCAACGGCGCCACCAGGTCGGGCGAGACGTTCACGACGTCCGGGAGGGTACCGCCGGCCGCGTCGGCGCTGATCTTGTCGGCGTACCCCTCGCCCGGACGGTCGACCCACTTGACCTCGGTGCCGGGGTACTTCTTCTCGAAGTCGGCGATCACGCCGTTGAAGTAGTCCTTGAAGTTCGCCTGCAGGTTCCAGGTCTGGAAGGTGATCTTCCCTTCGACCTTGCCCGAAGCGTCGGTGGAGTCCGCTCCGGAGCCGCCCCCGCAGGCGCTCAACGGCAGGACTGTGGCGAGTACGACGGCAGCGGCGGCTGCTCTGCGGGAGATGCGCACGGTGAACGGCTCCTTTGCTCGGACCAGGCATGCGAAGGGAAGCGGAGTGGTGAACCCGTCGGCCGCCTTCGCTCGGCTGAGACTGCAAGGCACCTGAGGGAAAGTCAATACATTCATCGAAGATTGAGTGAACTTTTCGGCATAGATGCAGGTCAGGCGCCCATGACACCCCAGTCCCCGTTACGGACTAAAGCGCATTAGACTGCTTCAACTCAAGCGCATTAGTCGTCCGTTGGCTTCTCTCGACCCAGCCCTCGGCAAGGCTTACACTGCCCCGGGGCCGGGCAAGGACGCCGGCCTCGCTTGGGGACCACGGGGATCGCGGGAAAGAGGCACCGGGTGATACCGAAGGGGCCGTCGGCCGAGGACATCTCACCGGCCAGACGCACACCGGCACGCCGGCCGACCATGAAGGACATCGCGCAGCGCGCCGGTGTCTCGGAGAGCGCCGTCTCGTTCGCGCTCAACGGCCGTCCGGGCGTCTCCGAGATCACCCGCGACCGGATCAGGCGCGTCGCCGAACAACTGGGCTGGCGGCCGAGTACGGCCGCGCGGGCGCTGTCCGGCGAGGGGTCGGCCACCGTGGGGCTGGTCGTGGCACGTCCGGCGGCGAATCTGGGCGTGGACTCGTTCTTCCTGCAGCTGATCTCCGGAATCCAGGAGGTGCTCGCCGAGCGTCAACTCGGCCTGCTCTTCCAGGTGGTGGAGGACATGGCTGCCGAGTGCGCCGTCTACAGGCGCTGGTGGGCCGAGCACCGGGTCGACGGCGTGCTGATGGTCGACCCGCGTACGGATGATCCGCGCGCGGACCTGCTGGACGAGCTGGGCCTGCGCGCCGTCGTCATCGGAACACTGCCCGGAGGTGACACGGGCCCGCACCCGGGACTCTCGCAGATCCGCGCGGACGACGCGGGGGCGATGGCGGCGATCGTCGGCCGTCTGCACGGGCTGGGGCACCGGCGCATCGTGCACATCGCCGGCCTGTCCACCCTCGCCCACACGGACCGGCGCATCGAGTCCCTGCGGATCGAGGCCGACCGGCGCGGCCTGGCCGAGGCGCACTCGGTGACCACGGACTACTCCGACATCGAGGGGGCGGCGGTCACCAGGAAGGTGCTGGAGCAGCCGATGCCGCCGACGGCCCTGATCTACGACAACGATGTGATGGCCGCGGCCGGGTCCGCGGTCGCCACGGGCCTCGGCCTCGCGGTCCCCGACGACGTGTCGGTCGTGTCGTGGGAGGATTCGGCGCTCTGCCGGCTGACCGCACCGTGGCTGACGGCGCTCTCACGGGACCCGGTGGCGTTCGGCCGGCTCGCGGCACGGGAGTTGACCGTACTGCTCGACGGCGGCCCGGCCCGCACCGTACAGGTTCCGCTTCCCCGGCTGATCGAGCGTGGCAGCACGGCGGCGGCGCGGGGCGGCGGGGCCGGAACGGTCCCGGCCGGGTGACCATCAGGACACCGTGGGGCGCCGGGCGACTCCACGGTCCCGGCCGGTGCCCGGCAGGGCACCGGGGGGCACCGTGCGACTCCACGGTCCCGGCCGGTTCCCAGCAGGGCGCCGGGCAACCGTTCCGGCCGTTCACGGGTCCTCTCCCCCGGGCCCCGTGCGAGGCCTGCTCACCTGTGAGGCCGGAGGAGCGCCGTGAGGGTACGCAGAGCGGCCAAGGGCGTCGGCGACTTCGTGGTGGAGTCGATCGGGGAAGCCGTCGCCGAGGTGGTCCTCGGTGTGCTCGCCTGCGCCCTGCTCGCCGGCCTGGCTCTGATCGCCTACCTGAGCTGGTCCTTCAGCCCGCTCCTGACCGTCGCGGGTACCGGACTGCTCAGCCTGTTCCTCGCTCACGGCGCCTGGGGGACGTTCCGCGATCCCGTGGAGGGCCGCCGTCGACGGGGCTGGACCGCGGTGGCCGCAGTCTGCTTCACCCTGGTCGCGGCGACGGCGGCCTTCCTGCTGCTCTACGCCTCAGACTGCGGCTGCCTGTGAAACCGGCCCGCCGAAGTGCCGTCTCCGGCCGCGTTGTCCGGTTCCGGGCCGCTCAGCCGCACGCCCGGAATGCCAGCAGCCGGTACGCGGGGTCGGCCCGTGGACGGTCCGGGTCGGGCAGCGTGGTGAGCTCGGACGCGAGCCGGGTGGCCGCCTCTCCGGGCAGCGCGAGTCGCGACGCGTAGTCGCCCCGCAGCACCGCCCGCGCCGTACGCGAGGGCGAGCGCCCCTGCCCGTGTCCTGTGAAGCGGGCCTCCCCCGCCGGCTCCAGGCCGCGGGCCCGCGCGTATCCGGTGACCAGGTCCGCCGCGTCGGCCGGTTGCGAGCTGCGGTAGGGGGTGAGCACCGCATCGATGTCGCTGCCCACGTCGTGCCCGGCGTCCTTGTCGACCGTGGCGACGAACACCCCGCCGGGCCGCAGCACCCGGGCCGCCTCGGCCACCACCTCGCGGACGAGGCCGCCACCGCGCAGCAGGTGCAGCAGCCATACGGCGCTGACCGCGTCGACCGAGGCGGTGCGCAGGGGCAGTTGTCGTACGTCGGCGAGTGCGACCGCCCCGATCCGCTGCCGGGCCAGCCGTGCCATGCCGTACGAGGCGTCCGCGCCGAACACCCGGAGCGCCGGGCGGCCGTGGGCGATCCGCCGGGTGACCAGCCCCGTACCGCAGCCGATGTCCAGCAGCGTACGGGCGGACTGTGGCAGCAGTCCGAGGACGGCGCCCGCGGCGGCCTCGGCCCGGGGCTCCCCACCGCGGGTCCTGTCGTAGCGGGCGGCTTCCGTGTCGTAATCCAGCACGGCGCCACCCTACGGGGCGCCCGTCGCCCTCGGCCGTCGCCTCATGAATACCGGCCTGGGAGCACGCTCCACGTCTTGCCGGTGGGTGCCGGCGGCCATAACGTGCGCGCATGGAGCTGGAGTTACGTCATCTGCGCACCGTACGGGCGATAGCCGACACCGGCAGCCTCACCAAGGCCGCGGCGGCCCTCGGGCTCGCGCAGCCCGCGCTCAGCGCCCAGTTGCGCCGGATCGAGAAGGCGCTCGGCGGACCGCTCTTCGACCGGGACCATACGGGCGCGCGGCCCACCCTGCTCGGCGAACTGGTGCTGGACCGGGCCCGGGTGGTCCTGCCCGCGGTGAGCGGACTCCAGGAGGAGGCCGTGCGCTTCGCCAACGCCCGGGCCACCGTGGAACGCTTCCGGCTCGGCGGCACGCACGGCCCGTTGCTCGGCGGCCTGGTCGACCGGCTCGCGGCCGCGCATCCGGCGGCGCCGGTGTCCACGTACACCTCGTGGTCGGTGGCGGAGATCGCCTCGCTGCTGATCGACGGCAGACTGGACTTCGCTCTGATCGGCGCGTGCGGGGAGAGCCCGCCGCCGATGGCGGACCGGCTGGTCTGGCAGGTCATCGGTGTCGACCCGGTGTTCGTCATGCTCCCGGAGAGCCACCCGCTGGCGGACCGGCAGGAGCTCGAACTCTCGGCGCTGGCGGACGAATGCTGGGCCGACGTGCCCGGCGACGGATGCTTCGCCGACTGCTTCACCGCCGCGTGCGCGCGGGCCGGCTTCACCCCGGCGTCGGTCTACGAGACGGACACGGCGTCCGTGGTGCATCTGGTCCAGGTGGGCCGGGCGATCGGGCTGTGCCGCGCCACGTTCCCGCCGACCCCTGGCCTGGTGACCCGGCCCCTCGTGGGCTCTCCGCTGAGCTGGCGTCATCTGCTGGGCCGGCACCCGCGGTCCCCGGCGGCGAGCGCCGCGGCCGCCGCGGTGGGCGGGCACACCCGCGCGGCGTACGCGGAGGCGGTGCGGCGCAGCGACAGTTACGCGCACTGGCTGGCCGCACACCCCCGCTTCGGCCCTGCTCCGTGAGGAGTCCTGCCTACTCCGCGCCGTGCCC from Streptomyces sp. QL37 harbors:
- a CDS encoding sugar ABC transporter permease, which translates into the protein MKTPVTPSAATRATADGVPGPRTAPAGGAAAPGGTRPARRISRHLPLSPWLFAAPGLLVVGAFSLYPFFSTLVNAFTDRRTLVPGTFVGLDNFQELLHDEMFWIGLRNSTLYVLGVVPALVILPLLLAMLVQRHIPGITFFRSAFYTPVVASIVVVGLIWVWMLDDRGLINSVLEAVGIGKVGFLSDQWLLLLSAMTVTVWKGLGYYMIIYLAALANVPRELHEAASVDGAGAVRRFFTVTVPAVRSTMVLVAALASVSAFKVFSEVYLMAGPSGGPAGEDTTLVMLVQRVGTGLTGRVGYASAISVVIFVVTVGLMLLVLRADRKEDA
- a CDS encoding sugar ABC transporter substrate-binding protein — translated: MRISRRAAAAAVVLATVLPLSACGGGSGADSTDASGKVEGKITFQTWNLQANFKDYFNGVIADFEKKYPGTEVKWVDRPGEGYADKISADAAGGTLPDVVNVSPDLVAPLAEAGIALDLDKAASKYRDEYLPEAWASHQVPGAEGTFAFPWYLNTGPMFYNKRLLEKAGLDAAKPPSTYDEVFSAGLKLAEASDGKVAALANVPTIEDFGRYGGGLMNDEGTGFTFNDAKGVELLTKYKQLYDAKALDPQALTATPESSGHKFLTESVAMNPGSALDLANFKKQAPGLYENIGITDQVSNTGKANMYVMGLMVNAQTEQKPASVAFAHYVTDATRQMQFAKKVAIFPSTAGSLDDPYFTEEDGTDETRVRIAAAKSLKTAVNYTPVLFSEQMKTELRNQIAKALQGKQSPEEALDNAVKACDRLLQQS
- a CDS encoding carbohydrate ABC transporter permease, with translation MSILRSTDAEGRRIPAWQLVLRYVLLLLVLALTVGPFLWQLSTSLKGPGEDIFSSPPKFFPSDPTLDNYTRVADTIPVWEYALNSLKVASANVVTNCVGAALAGYALARLRYRGRRAATLAFILAMLVPVEGIIIAQFTTMRDLGLNNTLLGVLLPGSIGAMNVLLMRNAFLNLPQEVEEAAYVDGANVWQRFLRIALPSVKGTLAVVAIFAFMGAWDDFLWPLIVLSDPENFTLTIGLNYLHGTFANDERLVAAGTIIAVAPLIALFACLQRFFFRGVGEGAVKG
- a CDS encoding class I SAM-dependent methyltransferase, which encodes MLDYDTEAARYDRTRGGEPRAEAAAGAVLGLLPQSARTLLDIGCGTGLVTRRIAHGRPALRVFGADASYGMARLARQRIGAVALADVRQLPLRTASVDAVSAVWLLHLLRGGGLVREVVAEAARVLRPGGVFVATVDKDAGHDVGSDIDAVLTPYRSSQPADAADLVTGYARARGLEPAGEARFTGHGQGRSPSRTARAVLRGDYASRLALPGEAATRLASELTTLPDPDRPRADPAYRLLAFRACG
- a CDS encoding glycosyl hydrolase, which encodes MSSTVPRFGANYTPSQGWFHHWLDFDLDAVRADLDSIAGLGLDHIRVFPLWPLFQPNRTLIRPRAVEQLVELADAAAERGLDVNVDGLQGHLSSFDFLPAWTQTWHRRNLFTDPDVVAGQAAYLRTLAAALADRPNFIGMTLGNEINQFSGSPHPDPDPITPGQAADWLRTLLDACEEGAPGKLHLHAEYDASWYQDDHAFTPAHAARIGGVTAVHSWVFNGTAQRHGRDGTATEHHAAYLIELSKAWAHDPHRPVWLQEVGAPAPLIPAGHAASFTEATVSNALDCEDVWGVTWWCSHDVSRSLADFPELEYGLGLLTNDRQVKPAGQAIARIVEEQRAAAHRPAPRTTALVVDAGDDDTAPRRSVCAPGGAVFEAFARLTADGARPTTVLASRAQDPHHLAGRGITEVVTPGQVL
- a CDS encoding LacI family DNA-binding transcriptional regulator, with the protein product MKDIAQRAGVSESAVSFALNGRPGVSEITRDRIRRVAEQLGWRPSTAARALSGEGSATVGLVVARPAANLGVDSFFLQLISGIQEVLAERQLGLLFQVVEDMAAECAVYRRWWAEHRVDGVLMVDPRTDDPRADLLDELGLRAVVIGTLPGGDTGPHPGLSQIRADDAGAMAAIVGRLHGLGHRRIVHIAGLSTLAHTDRRIESLRIEADRRGLAEAHSVTTDYSDIEGAAVTRKVLEQPMPPTALIYDNDVMAAAGSAVATGLGLAVPDDVSVVSWEDSALCRLTAPWLTALSRDPVAFGRLAARELTVLLDGGPARTVQVPLPRLIERGSTAAARGGGAGTVPAG
- a CDS encoding lysine transporter LysE, with protein sequence MRVRRAAKGVGDFVVESIGEAVAEVVLGVLACALLAGLALIAYLSWSFSPLLTVAGTGLLSLFLAHGAWGTFRDPVEGRRRRGWTAVAAVCFTLVAATAAFLLLYASDCGCL
- a CDS encoding LysR family transcriptional regulator, coding for MELELRHLRTVRAIADTGSLTKAAAALGLAQPALSAQLRRIEKALGGPLFDRDHTGARPTLLGELVLDRARVVLPAVSGLQEEAVRFANARATVERFRLGGTHGPLLGGLVDRLAAAHPAAPVSTYTSWSVAEIASLLIDGRLDFALIGACGESPPPMADRLVWQVIGVDPVFVMLPESHPLADRQELELSALADECWADVPGDGCFADCFTAACARAGFTPASVYETDTASVVHLVQVGRAIGLCRATFPPTPGLVTRPLVGSPLSWRHLLGRHPRSPAASAAAAAVGGHTRAAYAEAVRRSDSYAHWLAAHPRFGPAP